Proteins encoded by one window of Sus scrofa isolate TJ Tabasco breed Duroc chromosome 12, Sscrofa11.1, whole genome shotgun sequence:
- the ALOX12B gene encoding LOW QUALITY PROTEIN: arachidonate 12-lipoxygenase, 12R-type (The sequence of the model RefSeq protein was modified relative to this genomic sequence to represent the inferred CDS: inserted 1 base in 1 codon): MATYKVKVATGTDLLSGTTDSISLTIVGTQGESHKQLLNHFGRDFATGAVDEYTVRCQQDLGELIIIRLYKERYSFFPKNSWYCNYVQICAPSGRIYHFPAYQWMDGYETLALREATGKTTADDTLPILLEHRKEELRAKQDFYRWRVFVPGLPNYVHIPSYRPPVRRNPNRPEWNGYIPGFPILINFKATKFLNSNLRFSFLKTASFFYRLGPTALAFKLRGLVDCTRSWKRLKDIKKIFPTNKSLVTEYVSEHWTEDSFFGYQYLNGVNPGLLRRCTRIPDKFPVTDDMVXPFLGEGTCLQAELEKGNIYLADYRILEGIPTVELNGRKQHHCAPLCLLHFGPEGNLMPIAIQLSQTPGPDCPIFLPSDSEWDWLLAKTWVRYAEFYSHEAISHLLETHLVAEAFGLAMLRQLPMCHPLYKLLVPHTRYTIQINSIGRAILLNEGGLSARSMSLGLAGFAEVMVRALSELTYDSLYLPNDFVQRGVQDLPGYYYRDDSLAVWDALERYVTEIITYYYPCDAAVEGDPELQSWVQEIFKECLLGRESSGFPTCLRTVPELIRYVTIVIYTCSASHAAVNTGQLEFTAWMPNFPSSMRNPPMQAKGLTTYETFMDTLPDVKTTCIVLLVLWTLSREPDDRRPLGHFPDIHFVEEAPRRSIETFRQRLSQISHHIRQRNKCLPIPYYYLDPVLIENSISI; encoded by the exons ATGGCCACCTACAAAGTCAAGGTGGCCACGGGTACCGACCTCTTGTCGGGAACCACGGACTCCATCTCTCTGACCATTGTGGGGACCCAAGGAGAGAGCCATAAGCAGCTGCTGAACCACTTTGGGAGAGACTTTGCAACGGGTGCG GTGGACGAGTACACGGTCCGGTGCCAGCAGGACCTGGGGGAGCTCATCATCATCCGCCTGTACAAGGAGCGCTACTCCTTCTTTCCCAAGAACTCCTGGTACTGCAACTACGTACAGATCTGTGCGCCCAGTGGCCGCATCTACCACTTCCCCGCCTACCAGTGGATGGATGGCTACGAGACCCTGGCACTCCGGGAGGCTACAG GAAAGACAACAGCAGATGACACACTCCCGATCCTTCTGGAGCACCGAAAGGAGGAGCTCAGAGCCAAGCAGGACTTTTATCG CTGGAGGGTCTTCGTTCCCGGCCTGCCCAACTACGTGCACATCCCCAGCTACCGCCCTCCTGTCCGCCGAAACCCTAACCGGCCCGA ATGGAATGGCTACATCCCAGGATTCCCGATTCTCATCAACTTTAAGGCCACCAAGTTCCTGAACTCAAATCTCCGCTTCTCCTTCCTCAAGACGGCCTCCTTCTTTTACCGCCTGGGCCCCAC GGCACTGGCGTTCAAACTCCGCGGCCTGGTGGACTGCACACGGTCGTGGAAGAGACTGAAGGACATTAAGAAAATTTTCCCTACCAACAAGTCTCTTGTCACCG AGTACGTGTCCGAGCACTGGACAGAGGACAGCTTCTTTGGGTACCAGTACCTGAATGGCGTCAACCCGGGCCTGCTCCGCCGCTGCACGCGGATCCCAGACAAGTTCCCGGTCACAGACGACATGG GCCCGTTCCTGGGCGAGGGAACGTGCCTGCAAGCCGAGCTGGAG AAGGGGAACATTTACCTGGCAGACTACCGCATCTTGGAGGGCATCCCCACGGTTGAACTCAACGGCCGGAAGCAGCACCACTGCGCCCCCCTCTGCCTGCTGCACTTTGGCCCGGAAGGGAACCTGATGCCCATCGCCATCCAG ctcagCCAGACCCCCGGGCCCGACTGCCCCATCTTCCTGCCCAGCGACTCTGAGTGGGACTGGCTGCTGGCCAAGACGTGGGTGCGCTACGCCGAGTTCTACAGCCACGAGGCCATCTCCCACCTGCTGGAGACCCACCTTGTCGCCGAGGCCTTTGGCCTGGCCATGCTGAGGCAGCTCCCCATGTGCCACCCCCTCTACAAG CTCCTGGTCCCTCACACCCGATACACCATCCAGATCAACAGCATCGGGAGGGCTATTCTCCTTAACGAGGGGGGTCTCTCTGCCAGG AGCATGTCCTTGGGCCTGGCGGGCTTTGCCGAGGTGATGGTGCGGGCTCTGTCGGAGCTCACCTACGACAGCCTCTACCTCCCCAATGACTTCGTGCAACGCGGGGTTCAGGACCTGCCAGGATATTATTACCGGGACGACAGCCTGGCCGTGTGGGACGCGCTGGAGAG GTATGTGACAGAGATCATCACCTACTATTACCCATGTGACGCAGCCGTGGAGGGTGACCCGGAATTGCAGTCCTGGGTACAGGAGATATTCAAGGAGTGTCTACTAGGACGTGAGAGCTCAG GCTTCCCCACCTGCTTGCGAACAGTCCCTGAGCTCATCCGCTATGTCACCATCGTCATCTACACCTGCTCTGCCAGCCACGCTGCTGTCAACACAGGGCAG CTGGAGTTCACCGCCTGGATGCCCAATTTCCCTTCGTCCATGCGGAACCCACCCATGCAGGCCAAGGGGCTGACCACTTACGAGACCTTCATGGACACGTTGCCGGATGTGAAGACCACGTGCATCGTCCTATTGGTCCTCTGGACACTCAGCCGGGAGCCCGACGACAGG CGGCCCCTGGGCCACTTCCCCGACATCCACTTCGTGGAGGAGGCGCCGCGGAGGAGCATAGAGACCTTCCGCCAGCGCCTGTCCCAGATCTCGCACCACATCCGCCAGCGCAACAAGTGCCTCCCCATCCCCTACTACTACCTGGACCCCGTGCTGATCGAGAACAGCATCTCCATCtag